A window of Halodesulfovibrio sp. genomic DNA:
TACATGTGAGCAGCAATACGCGCACCGCAGAATGCACCCTGACAAGAGCCTTTACCTACACGGCTACGCAGACCAACCGCCTGAATACGCGGTTTTTCATCTGGACCGAAGGAATCAAGGATAGCGTCAACAGCACTCTTAGGTACAATTTCGCATTCGCAAAGAAGGTAGTCATCAGACTGATGGCGACGCATCCACTCACGTTTAGTAAGGATGGAAGGTTCTGCCCATTCGGTCTGTACATAATCAGGAAGGACACTACCACCAGTAAGACAAGGAGCATCAACCTTAAGTCGGTTACAAACAAGGTCAGCACATCGTTCTGCCATAAGGCGGTATGTTGTAAGTTTACCACCTGTAATGGTGATAAAGTTCTCAAGGTTTTCTTCTTCGTGATTAATAAGTGCGTAGCCACGGCTAGCAGCACGGTCACTTGAAGATTCACCAAGCTGCACAAGCGGGCGAACACCGGCATATGCACGAACGTAACGGCAGGTATCCAAAGCAGGTACCATCTGGGCGCCCTGATCGATGTTGCGGTTGATCTCTTCGATGGACGGAGCCACGTTATCAAGATCTTCAACACGAACAGAAGTGGTACCTAATACGGAAACTGTACCGCCAGGAACGAGAATATCGCCATCTCCCGGAGGACGCAGTCGGTTAATAACACGATGGTTCAGTCGAGAAAGGGTTACGAGCAAGCTACCTTTCGCATATGTCATGCGAATAGTGGCACCTGCCATTTCTGCGACATGTGAAGCCCATGCACCGGTTGCGTTTACATACTGTTCAGCTTCGATGACAGATTCTTCACCGGTACGTGTATTAATCACGCGGGCGCCGGTAATTTTTCCACCTTCTTTGTTAAAGCCAAGCAGTTTTACATAACGCTTGTACACACCCCCGTGTGCTTCAGCGTCTGCAACGTTTTCCAGTGAAAGCTTAAACGGATCGATAGATGCGTCTTCTACTTCATAGGCTGCAATAACATCAGGGTTAAGGTTTGGCTCAAGTTCCAATGCTTCTTCAGGGCTAATTTCCCTGCATGGTACTCCAGCATTTTCACAGTTAATAGGGAACTGTTTGACATAATCTTCATCATCACCTTTCACTGCGACAAACAAGCCGCCTGTATTTTCAACGCAGTGAGGGGCAAATTCTTTGATGATGTCCCCTTCAACCTTACACTCATTTGCAGAATGCGGGTCAGTGGCTACATAACGGGCACCACTGTGAAGCAAACCGTGGTTGCCGCCGGATGCACCAGCATTGACATCACGCTGCTCAATAAGCATGCATTCTACGCCCCTAAGGGCTAAGTCACGGAATATACCGGTGCCGGTTGCGCCTGCACCGATAATAAGTACTTGAGTCTGCAAAAAAACCTCCAGACATCATGTAACACTAAACATTTAACACAAATAAACAAATTCCAGTGCAAGGAGTCATACCCCCTGCTAACCAGCGGCACAAATTTTAGTATCTACCGCGCAGTCTTACATTTGTACTGGTCAACTAATGACATAAAACAGCCGAAAAAAATCGCAGCCTGATATCCAGCCTGCAAAACTACAAAAAAGACACTCCTCGACCAGTACCGTCCATATGTATGCAATTGAACCTATAATGTCCAGCCGTGACTTTTCAGATATTGAGGGAATCCACAACTATAAAAACTTTTTTTCTTGGATCGCAAACACTGTTCACCTTGCCTTAATAAACTTTCTCAATTATAGGAGTGTGGCTATTGCGCTTTTTACAGGCCGCTTAAGGAGATTAGCTTGAAGTCATCATCTACACGAATTCAATATCTAGACGGTATTCGCTTCAAACGAGTTGTTAACGCTGCTGCGAAACGTCTCATTGAAAAACATGGTCATCTTAATGATATTAATGTGTTTCCTGTTCCAGACGGAGACACAGGCAGCAACATGGCAGGAACAATGGATAACGTTGTTAAAAAATCTGCCGACACCCTTGACCAGTCTATTGGCAAAATGAGTGAAGTAATTGCAGAAAGTGCTTTACTCGGTGCCCGTGGCAACTCCGGTGTTATTCTTGCTCAATTCTTTTGCGGTTTTTCTGAAGGCGTGAAAGGACTTCAGCGCGTTACTCTTAAAGATTTTTCTGATGCTGCCTCCAATGCATCAAAGCGTGCTCTCGAAGCTATTTCCGAACCTAAAGAAGGTACTATCCTTACTGTTATTCGTGACTGGTCGGATCATCTCTCCGCCAACCACCAAAATTACAACAACTTCCATGATCTTTTGTATGACTCACTTGAGCATGCAAAAGAATCCGTTCTCGCCACTAAAGAAAAACTTGCTTCTTTAAAAGCTGCGGACGTTGTTGATGCCGGAGCGTTGGGCTTTGTATACCTGCTTGAAGGCATTGTTGAATTTACAGAACGCGGAAGCCTTAACAGACAAGAAGAGCAAAGTATCATTCCTGAACCGTCCGCGGGCGTACATGACCGTGTAGCTGTTGATAGCCTTACCTACTCCTTCTGCACAGAATGTATGATTTCCGGTGAAGGCATTGACAGAGATGCACTGCGTAAAGAAGTCGGTGAACTTGGCGACTCTCTTGTCGTTGCAGGCACATCTTCAAAAGTTCGTGTGCATGTACATACAAACGAGCCTGAAACCGTTTTCCAAATTGCAGCGGAATACGGCGAAGTATCTCACCATAAAAAAGAAGATATGCTGGAACAGCACAGAAACCTTCTCACGGTGAAAGAACAGCGCACAGGCATTCTTACAGACTCAACTTGTGACCTTCCTGATGAGTTAATCAAGAAATATGACATCCACGTAGCACCGTTAAAACTGTACATGGACGGTAACGAACTGCTGGATAAAGTAGATATTTCTACTGAAGAATTTAATAAAAAGCTTGCTGATTCTAAATCAGTACAAACCTCCCAGCCTTCTCCAGGGCATTACAAAGCACTCTACGAAAAACTTAACGCAGATTACGAAGAAGTACTGGCAATGCACGTTATGGCAATCCATAGCGGAACCTTCCAGTCTTCTAAAAACATGGGTGCTTCTATTCTTGATGATCCGCATGCTATCGACACCTACACAGTAACAGGCGGTCTCGGTCTTGTTACTCTTGAAGCGGCAAAACTTGCCCAGCAAGGCAAAGGTGCCAAAGAGATTGCAGAGAAAGTTGAAGAGATGCGTAAAAATGTTTTTGTACTGGTTGCAATGGATACTGTGGACTTCGCAGTAAGAGGCGGTCGTCTGAACAAAAACATTGGTACCATTGCTAAGCTCTTCAACATTAAGCCTGTCCTTGAGTTTGCAACCCGCAACGAAGGCTTGTGTGGTATTGTCGCAAAATGCTTCGGCGTTCGTCATTCAGAAGCACGTCTCATTAAGCTTCTCAAAAAACGTGTTCAAGGCAAAACCAACCTGCGTTTTGCAATTACACATGTTGAAGCACCTGAAAAGGCAAAGCGCCTTACAGACATGATTAAAAAAGAATTTCATTCCGATATTGAATTTGAACTGCAAGCAGCTCCCGTACTTGGCTGCTACAGTGGACCTGGGGCATGTGCTGTTTCAGTTCTTTGTGATTCATAATAGCCGAGATTATACACACGTAAAAAAAGCCGCTCATGGATATGAGCGGCTTTTTTTACGTCTATTTTCTTTCTAATGTAGGTTCAAAAACTGCCCCGTCTTTTACATTAGTACAAATAAACGTTTTAAGACGAGGCAGTTAGATGTTCATAAACCCGAATTAACTCTTAACAGTACGAGTAATTCTGAAGAACAAGGTGTACAGAACCGGCACAACAATCAGTGTAAGTACAGTCGCAAAGGTAAGACCAAAGCAAATTGTTACCGCCATGGATGCCCAGAACCTGTCAATAACAAGAGGAAGCATCCCAAGTACTGTTGACATAGCTGCCATGAGTACAGGGCGGATACGACTTACGGATGAATCCAGCACAGCTGCATATGGCTCTTTACCAGCAGCAATCTCTGCATCAATCTGGTCGATCAAAATTACCGCGTTCTTAATCAACATGCCTGACAAGGATAAGAAACCAAGCAAAGCTAAGAAGCCGAATGGCTGCCTTGTAAGCAACAGCCCGCTTGTAACACCGATAATTGAAAGCGGAATGACACAGGCAATAATCAGCGGCTGGCGATACGCGTTAAACAGCATAACAACGACAAGTGCCATCAGCAAAAATGTTACAGGAAGCCCTTTGCCAACGTAAGAACGGGATTCGTTTGACTTCTCCCAGCTACCGCCCCACTCAAGAGTATACCCAGGAGGCAGAGTCAATGCTTCGATAGCAGGTTGAAGTTTACGGCGCAGCGTCTCTGCTGTCCCAACGCGAGGGTCACACTGAACCGTAATTGCGCGCTGATGATCTCTACGACGAACCGTAGATTCTTCCCAAGTTGTCTTTACATCAGAAACAAGCTGCCCCATAGGAATTCCCTGCGGTGACATTTTGTTATAGACCTGAAGCATCTGCATGTCTTCGACACGACGGCGTTCTGTTGCCGGAGGACGCATAATAATAGGAAGTAATTTGTTTTCTTCCCTATACACTCCCATTGTGATGCCATCGTACCCACGCTTCAACGCCTGAGCAACATCAGCACGAGTCACCCCGACACGCAGACCACGTGCCTGAGAATATTCTGCCTCAATCACTTTCACAGGCTGGCGCCAGTCATCACGAACATATTTTGTTGTAGGCTCGGCAAGCATAATTGCCTTTGCCTGTTCTGCAAGGTCATGCAGTACTTTTCTATCTGGACCTCTGAACCGAGCTTCAACTTTAAATTTTGCAGCAGCACCAAGCGGAAACTTGCGTACTCGCGGCTCCGCGTACAAGAATTTTTCATCTAATTCTTTTTGAATAAACTCAATTGTTTCATCAAGCCGTTCGGCATCATTGATGTTAAGGATCAGCTGCCCGTACGATGAATTTGCAAACTCAGGTTCCAGCGAAAGATAGAAACGAGTTCCGCCACCGCCGACGAATGAAGCAACATCTGCGATTGTAGGAAACTGCAACAGCGATTTTTCCAGTGCGTATAAATCTTCCGATACTATATCAACGTTTGTTCCCTCAGGTAGCCAGTAATCCACAATCAACTGCGGACGACGAGATTCAGGGAAAAATGTTTTATCAACATATTTAAAGTTGGTTACAGCTAAAAAGAGCAACACAACCATAGTAGCCAGCGTTACCCATCGGAAGCGGATACTGAAATCCAGCATTTTTCTATAAACTGTAAAGAAAATTCCCGCGTATGGATCTTTGCCCTGCAAGTTTTCAGGTACTTTTAAGCCAATATAGCACCACAGTGCTGATACCGTCATCGCCAGCAGCCAACTCACCAGCAAAGAGACACCTACAACAACAAACAATGATTCACAAAATTCACCTGTGTTGTTGTCTGCAAGATACACTGGCAAAAATGCCAACGCAGCAACAATAGTCGCGCCAAGTAACGGCCATGCTGTTTCGGAATAGGTTTCTTTTGCAGCGTCCAGCCTGCTTTTACCCAGCTGAAGCTTGATAAGCATACTTTCGGTAACAACAATGGCGTTATCTACCAGCATCCCCAATGCAATAATTAATGCACCCAACGAAATTCGTTGCAGGTCAACATGAAGCATGCGCATGACAAGAAAGGTTGTCGCAATCGTCAGCAGCAAACCTAAGCCGATCAACATACCGCTGCGTACGCCCATGAAAATAAACAATAAGGCAACAACAATAAGTAGCGCTGCGCCAAGGTTCATCATGAATTCGTCGATAGATTTCTGAACAAGATCAGACTGCATTGCAACGACGGAAATTTCCATCCCGATAGGTAAAAATTGCTTCAACTCGTTAATGCGAGCTTTAACCGCTTCACCCATCTTAATAACGTTACCGCCTGATACTGTAGATGCAGCAATGCCCAATGACGGCATTCCATTAAATCGCATCTGCTTTGAGACTGGCTCAACATATCCTTTACGGATTGTTGCAATGTCACGAAGCAATACCATTTTATCAGAAGCACCACGGCTGATGATAAGGTTACCTACAGCCTCTACGCTGTTGAATTCTCCATTAACGGCAAGGCGTAATCGTTCGCGTCCGATATTAATGTTACCGGAATCTATAACGATATTTTGTTTATCTAATGCATTAAAAACAGATGCAGGTGGAATACCGCGTTCGGCAAGAGATGTACTGGACATATCTACATAGATACACTCTCGCTGTGCGCCCCATATTTCCACTTTTGCTACGTTTTTCACCAGCAAAAGCTCTTTGCGCAGCTCATCGACTTGTTTTTTCAGCTCTGCATAGGAAAAACCATCGCTAGTGACTGTAAGAAACACGCCGTACACATCGCCAAAGTCGTCTTTGACCATTGGTGCTCGTACGCCCGGTGGAAGGGTGGGAGTCACATCACGCATTTTTTTGCGTAAATCGTCCCATATCTGCGGTAGTTCTCTCGCGCGTTTGCTTTCTTGAATATCAACCCAAACAACCGAAAGCCCCGGACGGGACATAGAGCGTACATGCTTCAAGCTTTCCATCTGCTGGATAGCTGTTTCCAGTACGTCTGTGACCTCTTCTTCCACCTGAACGGTGCTGGCACCAGGGTATTGTGTAATAACAATAGCTGTTTTAAGCGTAAATTCTGGATCTTCCAGTTTACCCATTTGGAAATATGAGTACGCACCAGCAATGAAAAGCAGCAACACCACAAACTGTGTTATGGCGCGCTTTTTAATAGATAACTCAGCTAAGTTCATTGCAGCACCCTACTTTCCAGAATCGAGAAGACGAACTTTTTGCCCAGCAGATAAGTAATGTGCACCAGCAATTACAACCCACTCACCCTGCTGCAATCCGTTGATAACTTCGATCCCACTCGAAAAGACCTGACCGACCTTAACTGAACGGCGTTCAACAGAAGTGGATTCTGTATTGTACACCCACACTGTTGATAAACCTTCTTTGTCCGCTACCACTGCGGTTTCTGGCAAAATATAATGAGCGCTCGTATTTTCTTTTGCGAAATGTAATGTCACATTTGCTGCCATCCCCGGAAGAAAGCTAATATCTTTCGGACGCTTGAACTGCACTGTCAGAGGGTATGTGCGGGTCTCCGGCTCTGCATCGAATGCAAGTTCTTTGACCTGTGCTTCAATGTGGTTACCGGGGAATGCTTCAAGGTCTACTGTTATACCTTGCAGCTCATTCTGACGGATAATCAGGTTATCTGGTAACCCGATAGTCACTTCGAGCATCTCAATATCCTGCAATTTAACAACAGGCTGACCAGCTTTGATTGTCTGATAATTATCCATGTATTTAGTAGAAATATATCCACTAAATGGCGCTTTCAGCGAAGCATATGCAAGATCGGTTTTAGCTTTATTCAACTGTTCAGCTAAAGACTTAACCTTAGCTTCAGTAGTCTTGTATGTGGCTTCTGCTTGGTCAAACGATGCTTTCGCGGCATTATCTTCTTCGAAAAGCTTACCATAGCGCGTATAGCGCAAGTGCGCTTCTTTTAAAGCAGCTTTTGCACCCACCAACTGTGCTTCAAGTCTACGTACTTGTATGCGGTAGTCGGTGGTATCAAGCGCAGCAATCAAGCTGCCCTTTTTCACATACTGCCCTCTTGTCACTGGATAGCTAATCAACTGTCCACTTACACGAAACGCCAACGCGACCTCAGATGTAGCTTCTACCTTGCCAGGAAAAACTCGTGTTGCAACCTGATCTGCTGGTGCAATCTTCATGGCTTTTACAGGTCTAATAACATCTGCAACCTTTTCTTCCTTACAACCGGTCAGCAACGGCACAATACATAAAGCAATAACTAGTATTTTTCGAAACATATTACTATCCTGCTAAGCTAATATCCCATTAAGAAATAAATCTTTTATAGAAGCCATTGTCTCTTCATCAAGCTCACCGCGAACAGCTTCACTTCGAATGATTGTCTGACAAAAATCTTCAAATAAGCGGGCAAGAACTTCTACATTCACCGGCTTAAAAAGCCCCTGCTCTATCCCTTTTGTAAACAACGTAATCAAGTTGTTTTCAACTTCCTTTCGGCGCTCAGCAATCAGTGCATCAACAACTTCATCACCGGAGGAGCCAAAACCGTTACCGACCATGTTGTACAACAAAATATATTCATGCCGCTTGTTAAAAGCGACTCGTCTCGCCTGCAAAAATTTTGTTATTATCGCCATGGGGTCGCCTTCGCTACTCCAAACAGGGCGCAATTCGCTCGTGATATCTGCAATCACGCCGACCATAATCTCTCTAAATAACTCGCGCTTACCCGGGAAAAATTTATAGAGCGTTCCTGTCGCAAATTCTGCCTCTGCGGCAATTTCCTGCATCGACACCGAGTGGTATCCCTGCTTCGCAAACAGGCGCATTGCGGCATCAATAATATCTTTTCTATGCTGCTCTCGTTCGCGTTCTTTACGAGAAAGTGCAGTCGAACCTGTACTCATATATTCCTCATTCATTCTATGAATTAATATTCATTTTTTTAACAAGATATTTCCCATAAATGAAATATCAATTCAAGACAATTAAAAAGCTCCCGCTGGAGAACATCCTGCGAGAGCTTCTAGATAGATATATGGTACGGTCTATTCGACGTCTTCAACCCATTTGGTTAA
This region includes:
- a CDS encoding DegV family protein, producing MKSSSTRIQYLDGIRFKRVVNAAAKRLIEKHGHLNDINVFPVPDGDTGSNMAGTMDNVVKKSADTLDQSIGKMSEVIAESALLGARGNSGVILAQFFCGFSEGVKGLQRVTLKDFSDAASNASKRALEAISEPKEGTILTVIRDWSDHLSANHQNYNNFHDLLYDSLEHAKESVLATKEKLASLKAADVVDAGALGFVYLLEGIVEFTERGSLNRQEEQSIIPEPSAGVHDRVAVDSLTYSFCTECMISGEGIDRDALRKEVGELGDSLVVAGTSSKVRVHVHTNEPETVFQIAAEYGEVSHHKKEDMLEQHRNLLTVKEQRTGILTDSTCDLPDELIKKYDIHVAPLKLYMDGNELLDKVDISTEEFNKKLADSKSVQTSQPSPGHYKALYEKLNADYEEVLAMHVMAIHSGTFQSSKNMGASILDDPHAIDTYTVTGGLGLVTLEAAKLAQQGKGAKEIAEKVEEMRKNVFVLVAMDTVDFAVRGGRLNKNIGTIAKLFNIKPVLEFATRNEGLCGIVAKCFGVRHSEARLIKLLKKRVQGKTNLRFAITHVEAPEKAKRLTDMIKKEFHSDIEFELQAAPVLGCYSGPGACAVSVLCDS
- a CDS encoding efflux RND transporter permease subunit; the encoded protein is MNLAELSIKKRAITQFVVLLLFIAGAYSYFQMGKLEDPEFTLKTAIVITQYPGASTVQVEEEVTDVLETAIQQMESLKHVRSMSRPGLSVVWVDIQESKRARELPQIWDDLRKKMRDVTPTLPPGVRAPMVKDDFGDVYGVFLTVTSDGFSYAELKKQVDELRKELLLVKNVAKVEIWGAQRECIYVDMSSTSLAERGIPPASVFNALDKQNIVIDSGNINIGRERLRLAVNGEFNSVEAVGNLIISRGASDKMVLLRDIATIRKGYVEPVSKQMRFNGMPSLGIAASTVSGGNVIKMGEAVKARINELKQFLPIGMEISVVAMQSDLVQKSIDEFMMNLGAALLIVVALLFIFMGVRSGMLIGLGLLLTIATTFLVMRMLHVDLQRISLGALIIALGMLVDNAIVVTESMLIKLQLGKSRLDAAKETYSETAWPLLGATIVAALAFLPVYLADNNTGEFCESLFVVVGVSLLVSWLLAMTVSALWCYIGLKVPENLQGKDPYAGIFFTVYRKMLDFSIRFRWVTLATMVVLLFLAVTNFKYVDKTFFPESRRPQLIVDYWLPEGTNVDIVSEDLYALEKSLLQFPTIADVASFVGGGGTRFYLSLEPEFANSSYGQLILNINDAERLDETIEFIQKELDEKFLYAEPRVRKFPLGAAAKFKVEARFRGPDRKVLHDLAEQAKAIMLAEPTTKYVRDDWRQPVKVIEAEYSQARGLRVGVTRADVAQALKRGYDGITMGVYREENKLLPIIMRPPATERRRVEDMQMLQVYNKMSPQGIPMGQLVSDVKTTWEESTVRRRDHQRAITVQCDPRVGTAETLRRKLQPAIEALTLPPGYTLEWGGSWEKSNESRSYVGKGLPVTFLLMALVVVMLFNAYRQPLIIACVIPLSIIGVTSGLLLTRQPFGFLALLGFLSLSGMLIKNAVILIDQIDAEIAAGKEPYAAVLDSSVSRIRPVLMAAMSTVLGMLPLVIDRFWASMAVTICFGLTFATVLTLIVVPVLYTLFFRITRTVKS
- a CDS encoding efflux RND transporter periplasmic adaptor subunit translates to MFRKILVIALCIVPLLTGCKEEKVADVIRPVKAMKIAPADQVATRVFPGKVEATSEVALAFRVSGQLISYPVTRGQYVKKGSLIAALDTTDYRIQVRRLEAQLVGAKAALKEAHLRYTRYGKLFEEDNAAKASFDQAEATYKTTEAKVKSLAEQLNKAKTDLAYASLKAPFSGYISTKYMDNYQTIKAGQPVVKLQDIEMLEVTIGLPDNLIIRQNELQGITVDLEAFPGNHIEAQVKELAFDAEPETRTYPLTVQFKRPKDISFLPGMAANVTLHFAKENTSAHYILPETAVVADKEGLSTVWVYNTESTSVERRSVKVGQVFSSGIEVINGLQQGEWVVIAGAHYLSAGQKVRLLDSGK
- a CDS encoding TetR/AcrR family transcriptional regulator; this encodes MSTGSTALSRKEREREQHRKDIIDAAMRLFAKQGYHSVSMQEIAAEAEFATGTLYKFFPGKRELFREIMVGVIADITSELRPVWSSEGDPMAIITKFLQARRVAFNKRHEYILLYNMVGNGFGSSGDEVVDALIAERRKEVENNLITLFTKGIEQGLFKPVNVEVLARLFEDFCQTIIRSEAVRGELDEETMASIKDLFLNGILA
- the glpA gene encoding anaerobic glycerol-3-phosphate dehydrogenase subunit GlpA: MQTQVLIIGAGATGTGIFRDLALRGVECMLIEQRDVNAGASGGNHGLLHSGARYVATDPHSANECKVEGDIIKEFAPHCVENTGGLFVAVKGDDEDYVKQFPINCENAGVPCREISPEEALELEPNLNPDVIAAYEVEDASIDPFKLSLENVADAEAHGGVYKRYVKLLGFNKEGGKITGARVINTRTGEESVIEAEQYVNATGAWASHVAEMAGATIRMTYAKGSLLVTLSRLNHRVINRLRPPGDGDILVPGGTVSVLGTTSVRVEDLDNVAPSIEEINRNIDQGAQMVPALDTCRYVRAYAGVRPLVQLGESSSDRAASRGYALINHEEENLENFITITGGKLTTYRLMAERCADLVCNRLKVDAPCLTGGSVLPDYVQTEWAEPSILTKREWMRRHQSDDYLLCECEIVPKSAVDAILDSFGPDEKPRIQAVGLRSRVGKGSCQGAFCGARIAAHMYDRGLFEGDAGVDSMRDFLSKRWKGQRPILWDAQFNQAELKEALYFGLLNLEMD